A region of the Antedon mediterranea chromosome 4, ecAntMedi1.1, whole genome shotgun sequence genome:
TTGGGCAGTAGTTTTTCCTCTAGTAAATTACTTTTGTTGGTCACCATTGACTCTATTGAAAAgacataattataaataatgatttattaatgaATGGTTAAACATGTATTGTACACTTCCTTTCTTCCTCCAAGAATGATTTCagttataaaatgacaaaataaacttttaaaccCAACCAAAGacctattggctggcagccagtTAGATTTTTTGCttcaaattacagtttttttagttaaataatttttgtttcggTCCAATTTTTGGCcaaagtgaataaatattaagcgacatttaaaatggcatattcaaaaaaaaaacaaaaacatttttagggggacaatccACCTTTAAtggaatgttattgttattttttatatttttatcgaTAGTGTTTGGATTTCGTTTACCCATGGAGgacattttttttctccatGGTTTGcccaatatttgtttttaagtcTTGAAATGAATACGATTTAACCAAAACACTAAAGTCAACGAATAGAAAAAAGCAATGCTTGGAATGTTTGTGTTAACTTTAAATGATTATGTCTCTTCCTTTTTTAAGGAAGAATCAGGAATCAATCCTGGTGGCTACGCATAGAGATAATCAAAACTTTTTTGCAGAACTAGGCCGTatctggacaactaccccctggacaattaccacccggacaactaccacccggacaattaccccctagtcCAACTGCTATGCCCCTAGGACAACAACACCCtcctaaaaacaaaaaacatatattgccatGACATAAAGAAGCAGctcaaatcaaataattaatattgcaGGCCTGCAACCATGTCCTGACAAATAtttgaaaatgaatttttgAAAGTTTTATAATTTTGccttaaccatttattttatttaaggtcagcatataacattttaacagtctgatttgattaattgcagtattataattatatataactttactgatcaaataatttaattacattaggcctacttgtaaaTACGGTAAAACCATCGATCTCATATTTTGGACAAATTTGCTATTTATTTGGTAACTTCCTAATTAATAcgcatattaaaatgttttttttttttttttttttatcttttgtggtagccaccacctttattcatcattcaatctttcataaatgtattacAATTGTTGTATATACTCTCATTTCATATAGTATATAGGCCCTAATACATTTCTATTAATAGatgttattttcaataaatcCATCCTATACTTAACATCTAATATTCAattaacaatgtttgttttttcttctgattagaacaatattaaatattaaaatgttgaattttgACCTTGGATGTCAACTGATAAAAAATGCTCTTTTCATGATGTGTATGATtgattatttggttttatatgCAAGTTCTATGATTGggcaatattgacatttgacccttaatcgCGAAGGATTTTTTTCATAGAATAGAtatctataatcataataatgtaataaaataaaaaactgtaACCCTTTATATATCGAAAACGCTTtatatcctgatcgattaccttctagattcgtaatctacggacaATTCTGGtttagaaaagttggatggcattTTGTTCCCCGTCGGGTGGAGAATACACTCCACGGGTAATGCCCCTTCCCCTCCGGATAATtaggtaaattttgaatttggttaattttgcgGGTAAAGTCATATGGTCTAAGTAAAACATTCACATATTCAGAAGTTTTCTTTGTAGCATGCAGTGCCATTAATAATGGatttttggtaaaaaaataaaatctgccTGGATCTGGATTGACCTGTGACCAAATGAGGTCCAATCTCGATAAGTGTTTTTTTCAACCAGCAATAGGGACTCCTCTTCATTTGATGTCCATATGGACAGTGGCAGAATTCCTTCATCAGCGGATTTAATGAAAATTTATGTTATTACGCATGACGCCATAAATTAGCTGGGCAACGGTTTTAGGTGGATTCATTCCACTCTAACTTTTCGGCTTAAATTTGTTAACGTTGCTATTGTTTTGCGTGCTGTCTGTCTGAATCAGCGAAAAACAGATTTTTCTTACTCCATGGTTTTCTATTCTTAGTAGTGTATCAAACAACAAATTTCCAATTTCATTACAGTGTTTATGAAACAGTGTAAGTTTGCGTCACTGGGAAACGTACcgagaacaaaacaaaaaccatGCGTAACAAAGATCTTATATAAGATCTTTGATGCGTACCAAAGATCTTATACACTAAAGATAGGACACTTCCCGCGTTTACGCGTAACACTTTAGAAGCGTCAAATTatattcccccccccccccccgtcgcTTAAACGAGTAACGAACTTTTGCGTGACGATCGCAGTATTCTTAAGAAAATGGGATTGAGGAGTCGCGACAAAGTTTGTATGGTTAAGAAACAATGAATGAAAAGAGAAAAAGTGGAGGGATATACTGTGCTGCAATTAATTGTAAAAGCAATTCAAAGGCCAACCCAGAACTTAAGTTTTACAATTTTCCCAAAGACAAGATCAGatttttatgtaattaaataagtagcctaggcctagtacatcTTAACATAAGCTATGACTATGTAGGCCTAGGGACTAGCCTAATCTTACTTTACTTTGTTTTACTATTCAATTTATacataggctaggctaggcctaggctatattaataaactaggctaggtaggcctattattaataattattatttaaacgtatgaaatgattattattatcattattaggctactaggtctaggctaggcctactaggcctaggctagtacatTAGTTATATAACAGTGAAATTACACTAATTTCACTGTTCCCTGGTTATATATTAGTATTACTTATCCTTTAACATTTAGTACCcttaacaaacaatttttaaaactttcaattcaagaaacatttattgaccaAATATATATCATTACAATTGTTGGCATATAAGTAAAAATTTGGTCGAAAGACTAAAAGAAGCCCAATTGGCATGTcgctgtaggcctaggcctagtccctctttttacattatacaaataataataataataataatacttaatataaacaaattgtgaTCTTGATTATTTCATGCTTTCCGTCTCATGGTTAATATTTGCTTTCTGTCTCATGGTTATTTTATTTCGTTTAATTTAACTAGCCGTtacatacattacagtatattacttATCCGTTGAGTAGccctaacaaacaatttttaattgaatcttatacttaatatttatgaaattcaaccGTTAGTTAGTTAGTGGTTTTAGGTTAGGCTTAAGTATTTGATTTTAGGCCCTAACCAATTTGAAAATCAATTAGCATGCACATAGACGTCCTATAATTACGTAAacgttaattatgataaagcaAAAACTCACtagacaattattaatttacaggtGTGCAAAATGGACCCAGAACACATGACGCGCGGATTTGAGAAGGAAACCAAGTTCCTATTTACACCGTAATTGCCACTTGTGCAATATTCATTTCGAAGAATCTCAAATACTGATTAATCAACAATTACGCCTTTAAGTTTATACTCACAGGCAGACTAAATCAAGATTGCCTTGAGAACTTATTTTCTATTGTCAGAGGGAGAGGGGGTCATCGGTATTACCCGATGGCAGATGAATTTAGAGCCTCCCTGAAGGAAGTTATGCGCAACAGGATGTTAATTCCGTCAGGGAATTCGAATTGCCTAGAAGACACTGATCGACAGCTAGATGGAATTGATGCAATAATGATGGcccaatcatcatcatcatcattgcaTCATGTTGCCCATCAAGAAGACAACGATGCCACCACTGACGACGACTGCTGCTTAGAAGACTTTGAGATGACTCAGCTAAATACTTTAGTATATGTAGCCGGTTACGTCGTCAAGAAAGCAAGTGTAAAGCACAATTGCGATATCTGTAACAGTGCGATGCGAGAAACCAATCGAAAACTGGAAGACCCAAAGCAGCTAGTTCCTAACACATTTTATGAAGTTGAATGTTTGTTCACCAGCAATTGAAACATTGCTAATTGAAACGTACGTAAACCTACGCATATTCTATGCTGTTAAATTCTTCAACAGAGACATAATCAGTGATAAGAAGAAGagtgaaaaattaattaaagtatcaCATTTATGAGGTTATGCCATAAAGTTGTAGGAGGTCTGTACGCGCCTCGGTCTGTGCATTATCGGCTAGAAATGATGATCATTACGACGGTCTGGTATGATGattgaataattgtaaatatgatgattttatttcaatgtttctacattttttatatttcctcTGGGTGGCCCGTGCATCATTTTGCAATAGTTATTGAGTTAATTTTAAACTGAGACTACTATAACATAACTAATTGCTATCTCaggttttaaataatttataataacaaatgaaTGTCATGGCGAATGATGGGTACATAATGCAGTAGTCCTAGTATGAATTGTACCAGAATTGACTATCATAATCTGTTTCATGTCATGACTGTAGGCTTAAGCCtatgattgtttataaatatattcctaaaaattactgcaataaaaataatagtcgAAGTAGTGATTTTCAAAAAGTGActtcttgttcttttttaattgtttataacacACTATTTGACTACTATATTTTCCTAATCTGTACTGTTTTGCTGGTGGATGAAAAGGAAGAACATATCAAGAACAAAAACGGAATACGATGCGCTTAGTGTTGTTAATACCAGAGGGACCGACTCGCATAAATAAGTAGGTAGTGATGTGAGTGATGATTACTCCTAGATGATGATTTTGAGGATGATgataaacattcaataataacaacaatattcagtaattaaaacaaatagagaTATACAAAGTACaggaaataatttattataatttaatcgcACATTACCGCAACTATTGTGAAGAAAAAAGTTGAGTATTCAGTTACAATACAGTAGACATATCTGATCCATAAATCTACTCGTTTGAGCGAGAGGGCGCCCTATAAAATGAGCTCCATGTGTGTTACATAAACCGCACGTAAAATTCCGAGAGTGTCCTTAAGAAGATCTTTGATGCGTACCTACCACCTCTAGAGAGGGcgtaacaaattaaaaacttaaCATGGCGTCAAATGAAAACAACACGGTTTATCAGGGAAATGAACCTGAAGATTCTAATAATATGCATTGTCAAGGGATGATAAACAAAGATAAGAGAGACGCTATGGCAGAAGGTCTTTTAGATTTACTGAGACCAGCTGTTGAGGAAGTTGACTTAAGAGTAAAATCTGtaaggtaggctaggcctagctaggaggcCCACGggttaataatacaataaataggcctagctaggctaggctaaactCAATTCAGTCGTCAGCACACGCAGCGAGGACGGCCTGTATGATGCGGGCGGCCCTTTGTTGGGtagagcctaggcctatacctgGTGAGTCCTGGCTATGCGAGCCCTGGTATTAGTGATCCTAGTCTTATCCTATACTATGCTATGCTTGGCAGAAAGTCCTTTCCTTACCgagttcaactttaacgattgAAGATTTTTACGATTTTAAACGTGCGTATATTTTACCCCTTTTCTTTTCCTGTCAAATCCTTGAATCTGTCAACTCAACGCAACTTAACGATCGACAGGAAAATAGGCTATAATAGCAAAGTATTTTTTTGTTCTTCCTTGCAATAACTATGCACTTTGCAGTACTGGTACTAGAGTTGACTCAAGTCTGTAGTGTTATTGTCTTTTTGGAccgacttgacttgacttggggccgacttgacatAGGGCCTCCTGGACTTTGGTCTAGACGGTTTAGGGCAGACTTGGATTGAATTCATTCAATTTTTACCTGTCTTTACAAAGGTGGACATTCTGTTCAAATCGTAcccatacaaaaaaaaatgctcTTCTGTACAGGCAAGTCATTGAGAGTTGACTTGTGATGATACTGttgttaaaatataacaattttagcatagttaatttttatattgtattttttttattgtgtagcAGTGTGGTAGTTATCATTGTTATTTCCTAAAcctgtatattttttttcagagaaAGCCAAGTAGAATTACGTCAACACATAGATGATCTTGATGAAGGTATCTATTTTACAGTAAATTATCACCTCTTgcttgattttaattttaatttcaaatactgtaactgTCCTACATTTTGTTCATAAATTTCGATAAAATGACGACCCTATACAAATAATTACAGTATGCCTACTATTGACGCTATTCTGGCCTTAGCCCATGTACTCGTTTACCGCAGCACTAGAAAAAGGTAATTATATCATAAAATGTTCACTGGTGTGTCAACATACATCTTAACAACATCCACTTAAATTAAATCGGAACATATACCTGTGGACAAGAACTAGTCGACTACCACCATGAGGAGGTGAATGTATTGCACGTTAATCAAGAAGTCCCTAGTGTTTGCTACTGTACCACATTATGACTCTCTTTTTTACTGTAGTCCCTAGTGTTTGCTACTCTACCACATTATGACTCTCTTTtttactgtagtgttaaaaaaGCTTGCAACAGAAAAAGAAGCACCAATAGAACTTGATGGTTATGTTAAGAAACTTACAAATTGTAAACGCAAGATTACAGTCATAAATAGCATTTTACATAACGCTCAGGTATGTATATTCTGGACATTATCAGTacctttaattttaaacaaaatgtcttgtATGGTAAAGGAATAGGAGGAGCCCTTGTTTGCTCTTGACTTTTCTAGTGTGCTGAACTCAGACTGACACTAGTGCTCTTGTCATTGGTTCTTGgttcttttttttatgaattcaCACAGTTTCAATTCTGTTTTAATTGAATGGATAGATTTAACAGGAAAGAAGAATTGTCTTTCAGGGCCGCAGCCAGCATGAGGCGCTCATCTAAAAGTAATTTTATGTAACAACTTGGCAAGGATGTTTATCTCTTCTTAACAATGGCCGTTTAAAAAAATTTCCATTGTTCTTAAAAGAAATCACTTGGTAAAACATTTGAGGGGTTTTCCCCAAAGGAAGAAGTTAGGATATTAATCAGATGCTTCCTTCTGTTTAGGAAATATTGCTAAACCTCTCGTTTTCTTATTACTAAAGTAATAAAATACTGCAAAGAGAAAACTTTTGAttctaatgaataatttaaattaaatagtaaaCATGTTGGTATGACCACAAAGTGtactttaattaaatataattcatCTTAGATAACTGACAAAATTACACTGTATTGCTTATGCAGGATCGTCTTAGTCGTCTTCACTACAATATTTCTAAAGAGAAAGCCAAGAAAAAAGCACAGCTAGAACCTCCAACATTATGGCCTCAACTCTGAAAGTTggtttatactgtattataaagatgtattgttcccccaaaaacatgacaaaatgaAGATTATACAAATTAGGCTAAATAGAATAGGCCATTTGCAATTTTTTGTTCACTTCCAATTCcatggaaaaaaaatatttcacttataaaaagacaaaataagtGTTTAAATTTAACTTCATTGGCTGACAAACAATtgtcatacattttttttcaggtaaatatttttttaaatcaaaattgaGTCATCAAAGTGattaaatattatgtgacattagaATGGCATATTCTGcaaaaacatttgtaaaattatttttccaggggacagtatatctttaataagttaatattaaaatacaaattattattaataccaaAGCCTGTATTtctgtcaaaatgttttttttgtataccCATATAAAGCATTTTACcatgtgtaatttaaaacaacattaGGATAAAGTATTGTAAAAAAGACATCTGACAATTCAAACACATAATTTACATAATCAATCAAATCTAAACTTCAGTTCCATTTAACtactatacagtactgtatatatagaaTATTTCAGAATTGACAGAAAAACAGGTTTTAATGTCTTGTGTGATTGCATGCACTGTATTAATAACCCTTGTAAATGTTATGTgatatatgatttattattattaatttctttttttgtttttactttgcTAATTTTCATGTTTTGCAGTTCATGTAGTCAGCTACTATAACAATGTATTAATCATAGTGACACAGacattatttatgatttaaaaatacagcagtatttaaaatcattataaattgtttatttaaaaaatgttttgaatacaTTGCTATTTTCCCagcattaatttttaataaagttaatcacttacaaaggaaaaaagaacttaaaaaaaggtttttcacttataaaaggggaaataaacagttaaattcaactaaaaacccattcttttcaagttttttttcaggtaaatactatttttaatccaattttttgtccgagtgaataactatatgtgacattaaaattcagggggacaatatatctttaagtatTGAAGCAGTATAACTTTAAAATCCTTAAAAACTCTTTCTGAATGTACAAAATGCTGGTACAATTGACAATCAAAGTAAatcaaaatgatttttttatgaaaatttacGTATTTACatagtttcttttttttgtacaacaaaacaaatttaaaatacagtatttgctTTACACTTTAAATTCATGTCGCCATTGGCCATGCAAACTCCTGTAAATTACCCCTAAATATAATAATCTTGATGATCTATTTATTCATATcctaaatttaattgtttttgcaTTGCAACAGCAGTAGAAACCATGGGGATACTTTTGGAAACccaacaaaatgttgaataatgGTTAGCCGTATGTGTTTAAAACATATCTCCCCTTAttgtttcacaagaaagtgtccccCCTACAATATAGTAGTGACCCAAAGGAGGtgttactgtatactgtattgtgAATTGTTGTGTGGGCATGTGTGTTAACATTTATATACTTTATAATCTTATACTATGCTTGattatatgttttttaatacagtcgactccgcctaagtcgaattcgcgtaagtcgaaaaatcgcgaaagtcgaattttttggaaagtcccaattctttcctatatattactgtgtaatttttatttgtaagtcgaatttttctaagtc
Encoded here:
- the LOC140046537 gene encoding SNARE-associated protein Snapin-like isoform X1, translating into MASNENNTVYQGNEPEDSNNMHCQGMINKDKRDAMAEGLLDLLRPAVEEVDLRVKSVRESQVELRQHIDDLDEVLKKLATEKEAPIELDGYVKKLTNCKRKITVINSILHNAQDRLQKLNQRISKNTGKRSSVLSVLTVNQMPEISIVDQSMSVQ
- the LOC140046537 gene encoding SNARE-associated protein Snapin-like isoform X2, encoding MASNENNTVYQGNEPEDSNNMHCQGMINKDKRDAMAEGLLDLLRPAVEEVDLRVKSVRESQVELRQHIDDLDEVLKKLATEKEAPIELDGYVKKLTNCKRKITVINSILHNAQDRLSRLHYNISKEKAKKKAQLEPPTLWPQL